The following proteins are co-located in the Meleagris gallopavo isolate NT-WF06-2002-E0010 breed Aviagen turkey brand Nicholas breeding stock chromosome 13, Turkey_5.1, whole genome shotgun sequence genome:
- the SLC6A2 gene encoding sodium-dependent noradrenaline transporter, translated as MEAIGVSWFYGVDRFSEDIQQMMGFKPGLYWRLCWKFVSPAFLLFVVIVSIINFKPLTYDDYTFPLWANRIGWGIALSSMILVPAYIIYKFMNVRGTFKERLAYCITPENEHQLVAQGNVRQFKLQHWLTI; from the exons ATGGAGGCGATTGGAGTTTCCTGGTTTTATg GTGTAGATAGATTCAGTGAAGATATCCAACAAATGATGGGCTTCAAGCCAGGCCTCTACTGGAGACTGTGCTGGAAGTTTGTTAGCCCTGCTTTTCTGTTG TTTGTTGTAATAGTCAGCATAATAAACTTCAAACCTCTGACCTATGATGACTACACCTTCCCTCTCTGGGCAAATCGCATTGGCTGGGGAATAGCTTTATCTTCAATGATACTTGTGCCTGCCTATATTATCTATAAATTTATGAATGTGCGTGGGACCTTTAAAGAA AGACTAGCTTACTGCATCACACCTGAAAATGAACACCAGCTCGTGGCCCAAGGAAATGTCAGGCAGTTTAAG CTTCAACACTGGCTAACAATATGA